One stretch of Punica granatum isolate Tunisia-2019 chromosome 5, ASM765513v2, whole genome shotgun sequence DNA includes these proteins:
- the LOC116207017 gene encoding myb-related protein 305 — protein MSWVSSMGGWGALEVEGWRKGPWTAEEDKLLIEYVRLHGEGRWNSVSRLTGLKRNGKSCRLRWVNYLRPDLKRGQITPHEENIIVELHARWGNRWSTIARSLPGRTDNEIKNYWRTHFKNKAKIPAATSEKAKARILKRQHFQQQQLQHQQQQPHQLQLNQVDLKRIMSMLDDTDHNRVPYVPQEVQVAPASYNIFNNITDTPSASEASNEDFLWDGLWNLDDFHGGNNFGVSCTNSKACVQNLISPFC, from the exons ATGTCTTGGGTAAGCAGCATGGGTGGTTGGGGAGCCCTGGAAGTAGAAGGGTGGAGAAAGGGACCATGGACTGCTGAGGAAGACAAGCTCCTCATTGAGtatgtgaggttacatggtgAAGGAAGATGGAACTCTGTCTCTAGGCTCACAG GGTTGAAAAGGAATGGGAAGAGTTGCAGGCTAAGATGGGTGAATTATTTGAGGCCAGACCTGAAGAGAGGGCAGATTACTCCCCATGAAGAGAATATCATTGTGGAGCTCCATGCTAGATGGGGCAACAG GTGGTCGACCATTGCGAGAAGCCTGCCAGGAAGAACCGACAATGAGATCAAGAACTACTGGCGGACGCACTTCAAGAACAAGGCCAAGATCCCTGCAGCCACCTCTGAGAAAGCGAAAGCACGTATCCTGAAACGACAACATTTTCAACAGCAGCAACTGCAAcatcagcagcagcagccacACCAACTGCAGCTGAACCAGGTGGACCTCAAAAGGATCATGTCCATGCTCGATGACACAGACCATAACAGAGTCCCGTATGTCCCTCAAGAGGTTCAAGTCGCACCGGCTagttataatattttcaacaACATCACTGACACCCCGTCTGCTTCGGAAGCTTCGAATGAAGACTTTCTCTGGGATGGGCTGTGGAACCTGGATGATTTCCATGGAGGAAACAATTTTGGAGTTTCTTGCACAAACAGCAAAGCTTGTGTGCAAAATCTGATTTCCCCATTCTGTTAA